In Candidatus Methylomirabilota bacterium, the following are encoded in one genomic region:
- the xerD gene encoding site-specific tyrosine recombinase XerD, whose amino-acid sequence MPTPLRPESRPRGRCGPAGPRRLPIGSDPVADFLAALGAERGVSAHTLAAYRADIRHFTAFLAAIGSSLERVRPEQILAYLERLQRDGMKPASIARRLSALRGLSRYLVREGRLAHDPTQHLERPRGSRALPRTLPARTAAAVVESPDPTTARGLRDRALLELLYATGMRASECLGLSLEDVNLAAGYVICTGKGRKQRLVPLGQEAAAWVKRYVTEARPAATRRRDSGRLFVNWRGGPLSRQSLWSVVARAGRAAGVRRRVSPHVLRHSFASHLLENGADLRSVQAMLGHSDIATTQIYTHLPSATLRRMYDEFHPRARA is encoded by the coding sequence GTGCCCACTCCGCTCAGGCCCGAGTCGCGGCCGCGCGGGCGCTGCGGGCCCGCCGGCCCACGCCGCCTTCCGATCGGTAGTGATCCCGTCGCTGATTTCCTCGCCGCTCTCGGAGCCGAGCGTGGCGTCTCGGCCCACACGCTGGCCGCCTACCGCGCCGACATCCGACATTTCACGGCCTTCCTCGCTGCGATCGGCAGCAGCCTTGAGCGCGTTCGTCCGGAGCAGATCCTGGCCTACCTCGAGCGGCTCCAGCGTGATGGAATGAAGCCGGCCAGCATCGCGCGCCGACTGTCGGCGCTGCGGGGGCTGAGCCGGTACCTCGTGCGCGAGGGCCGCCTCGCCCATGACCCGACCCAGCACCTGGAGCGTCCACGAGGCTCGCGCGCCTTGCCCCGCACCTTGCCGGCCAGGACGGCGGCGGCGGTGGTCGAGAGCCCCGACCCCACGACCGCACGCGGCCTGCGTGATCGCGCGCTGCTGGAACTGTTGTACGCGACCGGCATGCGCGCGTCCGAGTGCCTGGGCCTCTCGTTGGAGGACGTCAACCTCGCCGCCGGCTACGTCATCTGTACGGGCAAGGGGCGCAAGCAGCGGCTGGTGCCCCTGGGCCAGGAGGCGGCGGCGTGGGTCAAACGCTATGTGACCGAGGCGCGCCCCGCAGCGACGCGGCGGCGAGATTCGGGCCGACTGTTCGTGAACTGGCGCGGCGGCCCTCTCTCGCGCCAGTCGCTGTGGTCGGTGGTGGCCCGGGCCGGCCGGGCCGCCGGCGTGCGGCGGCGCGTGTCCCCGCACGTCCTGCGTCACTCGTTCGCCAGCCACTTGCTGGAGAACGGCGCCGACCTGCGGTCGGTGCAGGCGATGCTGGGCCACAGCGACATCGCCACCACGCAGATCTACACGCATCTGCCGTCGGCGACGCTGCGTCGGATGTACGACGAATTCCATCCCCGGGCCAGGGCGTGA
- a CDS encoding CTP synthase yields the protein MAPKFIFVTGGVVSSLGKGLAAASIGSLLEARGFRVTLQKMDPYINVDAGTMSPYQHGEVFVTDDGGEADLDLGHYERFTSVRVTRDHNVTTGKVYFSVIQKERRGDYLGRTVQVIPHITDEIKASIHRVVGTVDVVIVEVGGTVGDIESLPFLEAIRQFKKDVGRDNVLYIHLTLVPFMQAAQELKTKATQHSVKELRAIGIQPDILLCRTDRFLPPGIKSKIALFCDVEEEAVITAKDVDSVYEVPLVFHREGLDEIIVKQLGLEPRPGDLSRWEQVVKRVKSPRRATRIAVVGKYIDLKDSYKSLVEALAHGGIANEARVDLTWVDAEHIERDGPTAHFGDVHGILVPGGFGDRGIEGKISAIRFAREHGVPYFGICLGMQCAVIEFARHVCGLAGANSTEFAPATRHPVIDLLPEQRAVAGKGGTMRLGLYPVLLTEGSLAARLYGQSIIHERHRHRYEVNNEFLHRLEKEGLRVSGVWADKDVVEMIELPDHPYFVAGQFHPEFRSRPWDPHPLFAGFVRAALAHQGPV from the coding sequence TTGGCTCCCAAGTTCATTTTCGTGACGGGCGGCGTCGTCTCCTCGCTGGGCAAGGGGCTGGCGGCGGCCTCCATCGGCTCGCTTCTGGAAGCGCGTGGCTTCCGCGTGACGCTCCAGAAGATGGATCCCTACATCAACGTCGACGCGGGGACGATGAGCCCCTATCAGCACGGCGAGGTGTTCGTGACCGACGATGGCGGTGAAGCCGACCTCGATCTCGGCCACTATGAGCGGTTCACGTCTGTGCGCGTTACGCGGGATCACAACGTCACCACCGGCAAGGTGTACTTCTCGGTGATCCAGAAAGAGCGGCGGGGCGACTATCTGGGGCGGACGGTGCAGGTGATCCCGCACATCACCGATGAGATCAAGGCCAGCATCCACCGGGTGGTCGGGACCGTGGACGTCGTCATCGTGGAGGTGGGGGGAACCGTCGGCGACATCGAGAGCCTGCCCTTCCTGGAGGCCATCCGTCAGTTCAAGAAGGACGTCGGGCGGGACAACGTCCTCTACATCCACCTCACGCTGGTACCGTTCATGCAGGCCGCCCAGGAGCTCAAGACCAAGGCCACCCAGCACTCGGTGAAGGAGCTCCGGGCGATCGGGATCCAGCCCGACATCCTGCTCTGCCGCACCGACCGCTTCCTGCCGCCAGGCATCAAGTCGAAGATCGCGCTCTTCTGCGATGTCGAGGAGGAGGCGGTGATCACGGCCAAGGACGTGGACTCCGTCTACGAGGTGCCGCTGGTGTTCCATCGGGAGGGGCTGGACGAGATCATCGTCAAGCAGCTGGGCCTGGAACCCCGGCCCGGTGACCTGAGCCGGTGGGAGCAGGTCGTGAAGCGGGTGAAGTCTCCGCGCCGGGCGACCCGCATCGCCGTGGTGGGCAAGTACATCGATCTCAAGGACTCGTACAAGAGCCTGGTCGAGGCCCTGGCCCACGGCGGCATCGCCAACGAGGCGCGCGTCGACCTCACCTGGGTCGATGCCGAGCACATCGAGCGCGACGGCCCCACGGCCCACTTCGGCGACGTCCACGGCATCCTGGTCCCCGGCGGCTTCGGGGACCGCGGCATCGAAGGCAAGATTTCGGCGATCCGTTTCGCGCGTGAGCACGGCGTGCCATACTTCGGCATCTGCCTGGGCATGCAGTGCGCGGTCATCGAGTTCGCCCGTCACGTGTGCGGGTTGGCCGGGGCCAACTCCACCGAGTTCGCCCCCGCCACCCGCCACCCCGTCATCGATCTGCTGCCCGAGCAGCGAGCCGTCGCCGGTAAAGGCGGCACGATGCGGCTCGGACTGTATCCGGTGCTGCTCACCGAAGGCAGCCTGGCCGCTCGCCTCTACGGGCAGTCGATCATTCACGAGCGGCATCGCCACCGCTACGAGGTGAACAACGAGTTCCTGCACCGGCTGGAGAAGGAAGGCCTGCGGGTGTCGGGGGTGTGGGCCGACAAGGACGTCGTGGAGATGATCGAGCTGCCCGACCACCCGTACTTCGTGGCCGGCCAGTTCCATCCCGAGTTCCGCTCCCGCCCGTGGGATCCGCATCCGCTCTTTGCGGGCTTCGTGCGCGCGGCGCTGGCGCACCAGGGACCGGTATGA
- the rpsT gene encoding 30S ribosomal protein S20 has product MANTKSALKRIRQNEKLRARNRTERSRVRTAVKTARTAVSEGSADARATALAAIRALDKAVSKGVVHRNTAARKKSALARRLASLPS; this is encoded by the coding sequence TTGGCCAACACGAAATCGGCGCTGAAACGGATCCGCCAGAACGAGAAGCTGCGGGCGCGTAACCGGACGGAACGCTCGCGGGTGCGGACCGCGGTGAAGACGGCCCGGACCGCGGTCAGCGAGGGCAGCGCCGACGCGCGCGCCACCGCCCTGGCCGCCATCCGGGCCCTGGACAAGGCCGTGAGCAAGGGCGTGGTCCACCGCAATACCGCGGCCCGCAAGAAGTCGGCGCTCGCCCGCAGGCTGGCCAGTCTCCCCAGCTAG
- the holA gene encoding DNA polymerase III subunit delta: MDYVAFLRSAERGQLPPVALLHGGDAQLLDDALRAATRAMAVEPSLAVFDRDVFDGREVDVDAMVNAALTVPVQAAFRLVVVRRSQALAARGAEALKRYVAKPNPAACLLLLADEPLGASRDRKHPHWLLDAVPAAAVVELLARRGRALEEWLRQRAAAEGLTVSEEAARLLVQWVGDDSATLLGEVRKAALAGGSSNATVGVNEVTAVVGEHRLSGIFDLTRAIERRELGLALRTLERLLAVEDAMLVLATLGREVRTALLVQEWRSRGQSVEQIARVLRRPPGAVEAVVAATTGRSVQSLTERLERCWRAEWRLKSGGEPRAELAALVTELASAP; this comes from the coding sequence GTGGATTACGTCGCCTTCCTGCGGAGCGCCGAGCGGGGTCAGCTGCCGCCGGTCGCCCTGCTGCACGGGGGTGACGCCCAGCTCCTCGACGACGCCTTGCGGGCGGCGACCCGGGCCATGGCGGTGGAGCCTTCCCTGGCGGTGTTCGACCGCGACGTCTTCGACGGGCGCGAAGTCGACGTCGACGCCATGGTCAACGCTGCGCTCACCGTGCCCGTGCAGGCCGCCTTCCGGCTGGTGGTGGTGCGGCGGTCCCAGGCGCTGGCTGCCCGGGGCGCAGAGGCGCTCAAGCGGTACGTGGCCAAGCCGAACCCGGCAGCCTGTCTCCTGCTGCTGGCCGATGAGCCGCTCGGCGCCTCGCGCGATCGCAAGCATCCCCATTGGCTGCTGGATGCCGTGCCGGCCGCCGCGGTGGTCGAACTGCTGGCGCGCCGGGGCCGGGCCCTCGAGGAATGGCTGCGGCAGCGCGCGGCCGCCGAGGGCCTCACGGTCAGCGAAGAGGCGGCGCGGCTCCTGGTGCAGTGGGTGGGCGACGACAGCGCCACGCTGCTCGGCGAGGTCCGCAAAGCCGCGCTGGCCGGCGGTTCGAGCAATGCCACTGTCGGGGTGAACGAGGTCACGGCGGTGGTGGGCGAGCATCGCCTGAGCGGCATCTTCGACCTCACCCGGGCCATCGAGCGCCGTGAGCTCGGCCTGGCCCTGCGCACGCTGGAGCGGCTTCTGGCGGTGGAAGACGCGATGCTCGTGCTGGCCACGCTCGGCCGTGAGGTCCGAACGGCCCTGCTGGTTCAGGAGTGGCGCTCGCGCGGCCAGTCGGTCGAGCAGATCGCGCGCGTGCTCCGGCGCCCGCCGGGCGCCGTCGAGGCGGTCGTCGCGGCGACCACGGGACGCTCCGTCCAGAGCCTCACGGAGCGGCTGGAGCGGTGCTGGCGAGCCGAGTGGCGGCTGAAGTCGGGGGGAGAGCCCAGGGCGGAGCTGGCCGCGCTGGTCACGGAGCTGGCGAGCGCTCCGTGA
- the murJ gene encoding murein biosynthesis integral membrane protein MurJ: MSVERQVVRALGSISAATLASRVLGFVRDMVVALAFGAGPVTDAFFVAFRIPNMLRRLLGEGALSTALVPVFTEYATTRARQDFLQMLRAVLGASLAALTVTTLLGIAAAPWILRVIAPGFAQDPGQMTLAVLLTRVMFPYLFLVGLAALAMGALHAHGRFFAAALGPAVLNVAIIVAVLFLASRMEPPILSLAVGVLAGGAGQLLVQVPSLRRAGLLVGPSTERHPALTRVGRLLIPAVFGLAAVQVTVLVNTLLASLLRGGSISFLYYADRVMEFPLGMFGIALASASLPAMSRQAAVGDRQGLAETLNFTLRLALYVALPATAGLVALRLPITRVLFERGRFGPEDTVATAQALAWYAVGLVGFSMARILAQAFYALGEPGTAVKLGLLSVAANVVAAVALMEPLGHGGLALASSLGGYVNVVLLLWVARRRLGRLGGRQLAVSLGRTLVACAPLVAWCALCLWAWPSANTRWLEAGWLALAIAGGAAAFWSTSRLLAAPESTALRAVLPVGERR, encoded by the coding sequence ATGAGCGTCGAGCGGCAAGTGGTGCGGGCGCTGGGAAGCATCAGCGCCGCCACGCTGGCCAGCCGGGTCCTGGGCTTTGTCCGCGACATGGTCGTGGCCCTGGCGTTCGGCGCGGGTCCCGTCACCGACGCTTTCTTCGTCGCCTTCCGCATTCCGAACATGCTGCGCCGGTTGCTGGGCGAAGGGGCCCTGTCCACGGCGCTGGTTCCCGTCTTTACGGAGTATGCGACCACCCGCGCCCGTCAGGATTTCCTGCAGATGTTGCGCGCCGTGCTGGGCGCCTCGCTGGCGGCCTTGACCGTGACCACGCTGCTGGGCATCGCCGCCGCCCCGTGGATTCTGCGGGTGATCGCCCCGGGGTTCGCCCAGGATCCAGGCCAGATGACCCTGGCGGTGCTGCTCACGCGCGTGATGTTCCCCTATCTGTTCCTCGTCGGCCTGGCCGCCCTCGCCATGGGCGCCCTGCACGCCCATGGCCGATTCTTCGCGGCGGCGCTGGGGCCGGCCGTGCTGAACGTGGCGATCATCGTGGCGGTCCTGTTCCTGGCGTCCCGGATGGAGCCGCCGATTCTGTCCCTGGCCGTGGGCGTGCTGGCCGGCGGCGCTGGACAGCTGCTGGTGCAGGTCCCCAGCCTGCGCCGGGCGGGGCTGCTGGTGGGGCCCTCGACCGAGCGCCATCCCGCGCTCACCCGCGTCGGGCGCTTGTTGATTCCCGCCGTCTTCGGGCTGGCCGCGGTGCAGGTGACCGTGCTCGTCAACACCCTGCTGGCCTCGCTGCTGCGGGGCGGCAGCATCTCGTTCCTGTACTACGCCGACCGGGTGATGGAATTCCCCCTCGGGATGTTCGGCATCGCGCTGGCCTCCGCCTCGCTGCCGGCCATGTCCCGGCAAGCGGCCGTGGGCGACCGGCAGGGCCTGGCCGAGACGCTGAACTTCACGCTGCGCCTGGCCTTGTACGTGGCCCTGCCGGCCACGGCAGGCCTGGTGGCGTTGCGGCTGCCGATCACGCGCGTGCTGTTCGAGCGCGGCCGCTTCGGCCCGGAGGACACCGTAGCCACTGCCCAGGCCCTGGCCTGGTACGCCGTGGGTCTCGTCGGCTTCTCCATGGCGCGCATCCTGGCCCAGGCCTTCTACGCCCTCGGCGAGCCGGGCACCGCGGTGAAGCTCGGACTGCTCTCGGTGGCAGCGAACGTCGTCGCCGCGGTGGCGCTCATGGAGCCGCTGGGGCACGGCGGGCTGGCCCTGGCCTCGTCGCTGGGCGGATACGTCAACGTGGTCCTGCTTCTATGGGTGGCCCGCCGGCGGCTGGGCCGGCTCGGTGGTCGCCAGCTGGCGGTGAGCCTGGGCCGGACGCTGGTGGCGTGTGCGCCTCTCGTGGCCTGGTGCGCGCTGTGCCTCTGGGCGTGGCCGTCCGCCAACACACGCTGGCTCGAGGCCGGATGGCTGGCGCTGGCGATCGCGGGCGGGGCCGCCGCCTTCTGGAGCACCAGCCGGCTATTGGCGGCCCCGGAGTCGACGGCGCTCCGCGCCGTCTTGCCGGTGGGAGAACGACGTTGA
- a CDS encoding LptE family protein, with the protein MRLGRGPIGAGVVIAAVVLTAAGCGYSFRGTLPTHIQTIAVPIFTNHTSEPAVENVITRAVVEAFSTNGRLRVVGRERADSLLEGEITGYELVSLAFDPSAAVRRYRLVVTMNLRYRDLRERTLLFDQSGFQERADFQVGAAVSQTLVQEDAALRAAAVEIARAVVALTLDRF; encoded by the coding sequence GTGAGGCTGGGCCGTGGCCCCATCGGCGCCGGCGTGGTGATCGCCGCCGTCGTCCTCACCGCGGCCGGCTGCGGATACTCGTTCCGGGGGACGCTGCCCACCCATATCCAGACCATCGCGGTGCCCATCTTCACGAATCACACCAGCGAGCCGGCCGTCGAAAACGTCATCACCCGGGCCGTGGTCGAGGCGTTCTCGACGAACGGCCGCCTCCGCGTGGTCGGTCGTGAGCGGGCCGATTCTCTCCTGGAGGGCGAGATCACGGGCTACGAGCTGGTGTCGCTGGCCTTCGATCCCTCGGCCGCCGTACGGCGCTATCGGCTCGTCGTCACCATGAACCTGCGCTACCGGGACCTCCGGGAGCGGACGCTCCTGTTCGACCAGAGCGGGTTCCAGGAGCGTGCCGACTTCCAGGTGGGGGCCGCCGTCTCTCAGACCCTGGTCCAGGAAGACGCCGCGTTGCGCGCGGCCGCCGTGGAGATCGCGCGGGCTGTGGTCGCGCTCACGCTCGACCGGTTCTAG
- the kdsA gene encoding 3-deoxy-8-phosphooctulonate synthase, whose product MSLATRPVRVGSITIGGGHPLVLIGGPCAIESEKHALMTAERLAGIAADRRVPFIYKSSYDKANRSSVEGYRGPGLIEGLRILRRVRETVGVPVLSDVHQVEEVAPAADVLDILQIPAFLCRQTDLILAVARTGKPVNIKKGQFLAPPDMKNVVDKVRSTGNEAVLLTERGTSFGYHNLVVDMRGLVQLRALGVPVVFDATHSVQLPGAAGTRSGGERRYVPALARAAVAVGVDALFMEMHEDPDRTLPDGRPLSDGPNMLRIDDLPALLDVLSAIRAATGA is encoded by the coding sequence ATGAGCCTCGCCACCCGACCGGTGCGAGTGGGCTCGATCACGATCGGCGGCGGGCATCCGCTCGTCCTGATCGGGGGGCCCTGCGCCATCGAGAGCGAGAAACACGCGCTGATGACCGCGGAGCGGCTCGCCGGCATCGCCGCCGACCGGCGCGTGCCCTTCATCTACAAGTCGTCGTACGACAAGGCCAACCGATCGTCGGTGGAGGGCTATCGGGGCCCCGGGCTCATTGAGGGCTTGCGCATCTTGCGCCGCGTGCGGGAGACCGTGGGCGTGCCCGTCCTGTCCGACGTGCACCAGGTGGAAGAGGTGGCGCCGGCCGCCGACGTCCTGGATATCTTACAGATCCCCGCCTTCCTCTGCCGGCAGACCGATCTCATTCTGGCCGTGGCCCGGACGGGAAAGCCCGTCAACATCAAGAAGGGGCAGTTCCTCGCGCCGCCGGACATGAAGAACGTGGTGGACAAGGTCCGCTCGACCGGCAACGAGGCCGTCCTGCTGACCGAGCGGGGCACGAGCTTCGGGTACCACAACCTGGTGGTCGATATGCGGGGACTCGTGCAGCTCCGCGCGCTGGGCGTGCCGGTGGTCTTCGACGCCACGCACTCGGTGCAGCTGCCCGGGGCCGCGGGCACCCGCTCCGGCGGCGAGCGACGCTACGTGCCGGCCCTGGCCCGCGCCGCCGTGGCCGTCGGCGTCGATGCGCTGTTCATGGAGATGCACGAAGACCCCGACCGTACGCTGCCGGATGGCCGGCCCCTGTCCGACG